A single genomic interval of Bradyrhizobium japonicum USDA 6 harbors:
- a CDS encoding DNA-3-methyladenine glycosylase family protein, translated as MTIHLETQSDLEEAVHALIKRDPRLKPVLEIAGMPALRRREPGFTGLAHIVCGQQLSTASAAAIWGRLSAAFDPFDHDAVRRARTDRLGRLGLSAAKIKTLKHLAREISAQRLNLDVLAEEDAEAAHHTLITLPGIGPWTADVYLLFCLGHGDAWPAGDIAVQEGIKVGLGLKARPTEKQMAPLAEPWRPLRGAAAHLWWSYYRVIKKREGVIGNQP; from the coding sequence ATGACCATCCACCTCGAAACCCAGTCCGACCTCGAAGAGGCCGTCCACGCGCTGATCAAGCGCGACCCGCGCCTCAAGCCCGTGCTCGAGATCGCCGGCATGCCCGCCTTGCGGCGGCGTGAGCCGGGTTTTACGGGGCTCGCCCACATCGTTTGCGGGCAGCAGCTCTCCACGGCGAGCGCCGCGGCGATCTGGGGACGGCTGTCCGCCGCCTTCGATCCGTTCGACCATGACGCGGTACGCCGCGCCCGTACCGACCGGCTGGGACGGCTCGGCCTCTCCGCGGCCAAGATCAAGACGCTGAAACATCTCGCGCGCGAGATCAGCGCGCAGCGGCTGAACCTCGACGTGCTCGCCGAGGAAGATGCCGAGGCCGCGCACCATACGCTGATCACGCTGCCCGGCATCGGTCCGTGGACGGCCGATGTCTATCTGCTGTTCTGCCTCGGACACGGCGATGCCTGGCCGGCCGGCGACATCGCCGTGCAGGAGGGGATCAAGGTTGGCCTGGGGCTCAAGGCGCGGCCGACGGAGAAGCAGATGGCGCCGCTCGCCGAACCCTGGCGTCCCCTACGCGGTGCGGCGGCGCATCTGTGGTGGAGCTATTATCGCGTGATCAAGAAGCGCGAAGGTGTCATCGGCAACCAGCCCTAG
- the gluQRS gene encoding tRNA glutamyl-Q(34) synthetase GluQRS, giving the protein MPPVFRFAPSPNGLLHLGHAYSALLNFDRARETGGRLLLRIEDIDATRCRPEFETAIYDDLAWLGIACETPVRRQSEHLAVYRAALERLSALGLVYPAFESRAEIARLVAAREASGPWPRDPDGAPLYPGDARSLSAGERDRLIASGVPYALRLDMAAACRRVAGLTWNELGEGPDGERGIVATRPEAWGDVILARKETPTSYHLSVVVDDALQGISEVVRGLDLFHATSVHRLLQVLLDLPEPAYRHHALILDEAGRKLSKSGRSTGLRELRADGATPAGIRRLVGLG; this is encoded by the coding sequence ATGCCACCCGTTTTCCGATTTGCCCCCAGCCCGAATGGCCTCTTGCATCTCGGCCACGCCTATTCGGCGCTGCTCAATTTCGACCGCGCGCGTGAGACCGGCGGGCGGCTGTTGCTGCGTATCGAGGACATCGACGCGACGCGCTGCCGGCCGGAGTTCGAGACAGCGATCTACGACGACCTCGCCTGGCTCGGCATCGCCTGCGAAACGCCGGTGCGGCGGCAGTCGGAGCATCTCGCGGTTTATCGCGCCGCGCTCGAAAGACTCTCGGCGCTTGGTCTCGTCTATCCCGCGTTCGAAAGTCGCGCGGAGATCGCCAGGCTCGTGGCCGCGCGCGAGGCCTCCGGGCCATGGCCGCGCGATCCCGATGGCGCACCGCTTTATCCGGGTGACGCCAGATCGCTATCGGCCGGCGAGCGCGACCGGCTCATTGCATCCGGCGTGCCTTACGCGCTCCGGCTCGACATGGCGGCCGCCTGCCGACGCGTTGCCGGTCTGACCTGGAACGAGCTTGGCGAGGGGCCCGATGGCGAGCGCGGCATCGTCGCGACGCGACCGGAGGCCTGGGGCGACGTCATCCTGGCCCGCAAGGAGACGCCGACCAGCTACCATCTGTCCGTCGTCGTCGACGACGCGCTTCAGGGCATCAGCGAGGTCGTGCGCGGGCTGGACCTGTTTCACGCCACCTCGGTTCACCGCCTGCTCCAGGTCCTGCTCGATCTGCCGGAACCCGCCTACCGCCACCACGCCCTGATTCTGGACGAGGCGGGCCGGAAGTTGTCGAAATCGGGCCGCTCGACCGGCCTGCGCGAGCTGCGCGCTGACGGCGCCACGCCCGCCGGCATCCGCCGGTTGGTGGGATTAGGTTAA
- a CDS encoding YihY/virulence factor BrkB family protein, with product MKAIRYIYVVVEDAFYTFLADDGWAIASHIALSTLMALFPFLIVLTSLAGFFGSKELADQAASLMLQVWPKQVADSISGEVHDVLTTTRTGVLTIGAALSVYFASNGVEALRVALNRAYAVVEMRRWYWLRLESIGYTLVAAFTALAMAFLIVLGPLFIEAARRHIPLFVESNESILTWLRYGITVGALVVALIILHAWLPAGRRTFLQILPGIVFTIVASLISGIVFGQYLARFANNYVTMYAGLASVIIALVFLYFIAAIFVYGGELNAAIIKSRLPHGVSLQAAQLLKRAETQA from the coding sequence GTGAAGGCCATCCGCTACATCTACGTCGTCGTGGAGGACGCCTTCTACACCTTCCTCGCCGATGACGGCTGGGCGATCGCAAGCCATATCGCTCTGTCGACCCTGATGGCGCTATTCCCGTTCCTGATCGTGCTGACCTCGCTCGCCGGCTTCTTCGGCTCCAAGGAACTTGCCGATCAGGCCGCAAGCCTGATGCTTCAGGTCTGGCCGAAGCAGGTCGCCGATTCGATCTCGGGGGAAGTCCACGACGTGCTGACCACGACCCGCACGGGCGTGCTGACGATCGGCGCAGCGCTGTCGGTGTATTTCGCCTCCAACGGCGTCGAGGCGCTCCGCGTCGCGCTGAACCGCGCCTATGCGGTGGTGGAGATGCGGCGCTGGTACTGGCTGCGCCTTGAATCGATCGGCTACACGCTGGTCGCGGCCTTCACCGCGCTTGCCATGGCGTTCCTGATCGTGCTCGGACCCCTCTTCATCGAGGCGGCGCGGCGCCATATCCCGCTGTTCGTCGAGTCCAACGAGAGCATCCTCACCTGGCTGCGCTACGGCATCACCGTGGGTGCGCTGGTGGTGGCGCTGATCATCCTGCATGCCTGGCTGCCGGCGGGACGGCGCACCTTCCTCCAGATCCTGCCCGGCATCGTCTTCACCATTGTGGCGTCGCTGATCTCGGGCATCGTGTTCGGCCAATATCTGGCGCGCTTCGCCAACAACTACGTGACGATGTATGCGGGGCTCGCCTCGGTGATCATCGCGCTGGTGTTCCTGTATTTCATCGCCGCGATCTTCGTCTACGGCGGCGAGCTCAACGCCGCGATCATCAAGTCGCGGCTTCCTCACGGCGTTTCGCTTCAAGCAGCGCAGTTGCTAAAGCGCGCGGAGACACAGGCTTGA
- a CDS encoding twin transmembrane helix small protein, whose protein sequence is MASLLSTFILPVAAGAVALVLLLGLVNMMRGGSPNTSQKLMRWRVLLQFVAIVIAMLAVWAMGR, encoded by the coding sequence ATGGCATCTCTCCTGAGTACTTTCATCCTGCCGGTGGCAGCCGGCGCCGTGGCGTTGGTGCTGCTGCTCGGTCTCGTCAACATGATGCGCGGCGGCTCGCCCAACACCTCGCAGAAGCTGATGCGCTGGCGCGTGCTGCTTCAGTTCGTGGCGATCGTCATTGCCATGCTCGCGGTCTGGGCTATGGGGCGATAA
- a CDS encoding NAD(P)H-dependent flavin oxidoreductase codes for MALPALLKNNLELPVVGSPLFIVSGPELVIAQCKAGVVGSFPALNARPVDKLDEWLSRIGDELGEYKSRNPGKKVAPYAVNQICHASNDRLMKDMETCVKHRAPIIITSLRPPAEIVEAAHSYGGLVFHDVINVKHARKAAEQGVDGLILVCAGAGGHAGTLSPFALVREVKRWFDGAILLSGAISDGFGIASALTLGADLAYMGTRFIATKEANADEAYKSALTRHAAHDIVYTNLFTGVHGNYLGPSIAAAGLDPDNLPVADKTKMNFGSGGNMKSKAWRDIWGSGQGIGQILDAPPVAELVDRMKGEFDQARHDFMMRASA; via the coding sequence ATGGCACTGCCCGCTCTGCTCAAGAACAATCTGGAGCTGCCCGTCGTCGGCTCGCCGCTCTTCATCGTTTCCGGCCCGGAGCTGGTGATCGCCCAGTGCAAGGCCGGTGTCGTCGGCTCGTTTCCGGCGCTCAACGCCCGTCCGGTGGACAAGCTCGACGAGTGGCTGAGCCGCATCGGGGACGAGCTCGGCGAATACAAATCGCGCAATCCCGGCAAGAAGGTCGCGCCCTATGCGGTCAACCAGATCTGCCACGCCTCCAACGACCGGCTGATGAAGGACATGGAAACCTGTGTGAAGCACAGGGCGCCCATCATCATCACTTCGCTGCGACCGCCCGCCGAGATCGTCGAGGCCGCGCACTCCTATGGCGGGCTGGTGTTCCACGACGTCATCAACGTCAAGCATGCGCGCAAGGCGGCGGAGCAAGGCGTCGACGGACTGATCCTGGTGTGCGCCGGCGCCGGCGGCCATGCCGGCACGCTCTCGCCGTTCGCGCTGGTGCGCGAGGTCAAGCGATGGTTCGACGGCGCGATCCTGCTGTCGGGCGCAATCAGCGACGGTTTTGGCATCGCCTCCGCACTGACGCTGGGCGCCGACCTCGCCTATATGGGCACCCGCTTCATCGCGACGAAGGAAGCCAACGCCGACGAAGCCTACAAGTCCGCGCTGACGCGGCACGCCGCGCACGACATCGTCTACACCAACCTGTTCACCGGCGTGCACGGCAACTATCTCGGTCCCTCGATCGCCGCCGCGGGGCTCGATCCGGACAATCTCCCGGTTGCCGACAAGACGAAGATGAACTTCGGCTCCGGCGGCAACATGAAATCCAAGGCGTGGCGCGACATCTGGGGATCGGGCCAGGGCATCGGCCAGATCCTGGATGCGCCGCCGGTGGCCGAGCTGGTCGACCGGATGAAGGGCGAATTCGATCAGGCGCGTCACGACTTTATGATGCGCGCCAGTGCCTGA
- a CDS encoding LysR family transcriptional regulator, with protein MDWDLCKTFVAVADTGSFTAAAKRLHASHPTVSRKIAALEAQLGTKLLARAADGFVLTADGRTLREHAEAMAAAALRAEAAVGAGGRKARGTVKLSIGATLASHWLMPRLRSFLSAHDHIRLEIITHPFPASVRRREADVVLRPVDSGEENLVGRRVGRLGTGFYASRDYAAGRSLPERSGEWKGHSVIGFADQDSNAQLARWSDAITRQGTMVMRCSSQGDMLAAVRAGIGISALSCFVAESYPDLVRVAPQKLVSVADLWLLAHPDLVELSAVRAVVDFVADCARADRERLRG; from the coding sequence GTGGATTGGGATCTCTGCAAGACCTTCGTCGCGGTCGCCGACACCGGCAGCTTCACCGCTGCGGCAAAACGTCTGCATGCCAGTCATCCGACCGTCAGCCGCAAGATCGCGGCGCTGGAGGCGCAGCTCGGCACCAAGCTGCTGGCGCGGGCCGCCGATGGCTTTGTGCTCACCGCCGACGGCCGTACGCTGCGCGAACATGCCGAGGCGATGGCGGCCGCTGCGCTCCGGGCCGAGGCCGCCGTTGGTGCCGGTGGTCGCAAGGCGCGCGGCACGGTCAAGCTGTCGATCGGCGCGACGCTGGCCTCGCACTGGCTGATGCCGCGGCTGCGCTCTTTTCTCAGCGCACATGATCACATTCGGCTCGAGATCATCACCCATCCGTTTCCGGCCAGCGTGCGCCGGCGGGAGGCCGACGTCGTGCTGCGACCGGTCGATAGCGGCGAGGAAAATCTGGTCGGTCGCAGGGTGGGCCGCCTCGGCACCGGCTTCTATGCCTCGCGCGACTATGCCGCGGGCCGGTCCTTGCCGGAGCGGAGCGGCGAATGGAAGGGGCACAGCGTCATCGGTTTTGCCGATCAGGACTCGAACGCGCAGCTGGCCCGCTGGAGCGATGCGATCACCCGGCAAGGCACCATGGTGATGCGCTGCTCGTCGCAGGGCGACATGCTGGCGGCGGTGCGTGCCGGAATCGGAATCTCCGCGCTGTCCTGCTTCGTCGCGGAGAGCTATCCGGACCTGGTGCGCGTCGCGCCGCAAAAACTCGTCAGCGTCGCCGATCTCTGGCTGCTCGCCCATCCCGATCTGGTCGAGTTGTCCGCAGTGCGCGCCGTCGTCGACTTCGTGGCCGATTGCGCCCGCGCCGATCGCGAACGGCTGCGGGGCTAG
- a CDS encoding ATP-binding protein — protein sequence MAAKTRSARTTRTSRRPPRKRSGATGRLRKRHAKAVAPDVVQAALAAFAHEVRTPLTGILAISDLLATSDLGERERRWADTIKAGAEHLASLATLFVDAARTGKGAGKGGSALRQDLFDLRALARSAGDSLAGRAAAKGLQAQVDISEKLPGLVVGDPVRLRAALENLIDNAVKFTEQGGVALAVTPWRLAKGKAGDKAKGKVGVAFAVSDSGIGLTMAEIKRLFRPFTQANVTIASRFGGAGLGLSSVKQLARAMGGDITVAPRRGGGATFTLTMSLDATESRKSGKSKGEAEADAMAALRVLSVEDNPFGRVVLNTILTELGHHAEFIGRGEDAVNRLAQGAFDAVLMDMVLPGIDGVEAIRRIRTMPAPLAQIPIIGVSGRGEDEAASREAGADAFLVKPVSPRALATALLEAKRREEAAT from the coding sequence ATGGCGGCGAAAACGCGCTCAGCGCGCACCACGCGAACGTCCCGGCGACCGCCTCGGAAGCGGTCCGGGGCGACCGGCCGGTTGCGCAAGCGCCACGCCAAGGCCGTGGCGCCGGACGTGGTCCAGGCCGCACTCGCCGCGTTCGCCCATGAGGTCCGTACCCCCCTGACCGGTATTCTCGCGATCAGCGACCTGCTCGCCACCTCCGATCTGGGCGAGCGCGAGCGGCGCTGGGCCGACACCATCAAGGCCGGTGCCGAGCATCTGGCGAGCCTTGCCACCCTGTTCGTCGATGCCGCCAGGACCGGCAAGGGGGCGGGCAAGGGTGGAAGTGCCTTGCGGCAGGATTTGTTCGATCTGCGCGCGCTCGCCCGCAGCGCCGGCGATTCGCTCGCCGGACGCGCCGCGGCCAAGGGCCTCCAGGCCCAGGTCGATATCTCCGAGAAGCTGCCGGGGCTGGTGGTCGGCGATCCCGTCCGTCTGCGCGCCGCGCTCGAGAACCTGATCGACAATGCTGTCAAGTTCACCGAGCAGGGCGGTGTCGCGCTCGCGGTCACGCCTTGGCGTCTCGCCAAGGGCAAGGCCGGAGACAAGGCGAAGGGCAAGGTCGGCGTCGCCTTCGCGGTGTCCGACAGCGGCATCGGCCTGACCATGGCCGAGATCAAGCGGCTGTTCCGCCCCTTCACCCAGGCCAATGTCACCATCGCCTCGCGCTTCGGCGGCGCCGGCTTGGGCCTTTCCTCGGTCAAGCAACTGGCGCGCGCGATGGGCGGCGACATCACGGTCGCACCGCGGCGCGGCGGCGGCGCCACCTTCACATTGACCATGTCGCTGGACGCGACGGAATCGCGCAAGTCCGGCAAGTCGAAGGGCGAAGCCGAGGCTGATGCGATGGCCGCGCTGCGCGTGCTCAGCGTCGAGGACAACCCGTTCGGCCGCGTCGTGCTCAACACCATCCTGACCGAGCTCGGCCACCATGCCGAGTTCATCGGGCGCGGGGAGGACGCGGTGAACCGGCTCGCGCAGGGCGCGTTCGATGCGGTGCTGATGGATATGGTGCTGCCCGGGATCGACGGCGTCGAGGCCATCAGGCGGATCCGGACCATGCCGGCGCCGCTGGCTCAGATCCCCATCATCGGCGTGTCCGGTCGCGGCGAGGACGAGGCGGCCTCGCGCGAGGCCGGCGCCGACGCCTTCCTGGTCAAGCCTGTGTCTCCGCGCGCTTTAGCAACTGCGCTGCTTGAAGCGAAACGCCGTGAGGAAGCCGCGACTTGA